CGTTTTAAATCCAATTGCTGCACAAGTGCCGTTTCTGGCTAGCTATATCAGCACATTGCCATCAAGCATTCCTGTATCTAGAACGGGATATACTGAAAATGAAGTGGTAGATCCTAACACGATCAATTATAAACTTTCAGGTGCGGTTCATTATAAATTGACATCCAGAGTTGAAGCTGTTTTAGCTGGTAACTGGGGTACAGGTAATACCGTTTATACTGGTAGCCAGCGCTATTCGTTAAAGAACCTGAAAGTAGGACAGTATAAATTAGAATTGAACAGCGACAAGTGGTTTATCAGAGGTTATACTACTCAGGAAAATGCAGGTGAGTCTCATAACCTGACCATTACAACCCAATTGTTTAATGAAGCGTGGAAGCCTAGTGCTCAATGGTATCAAGAATATGCTTTTGCCTATTTAAACGCTAAGCAAGCTGGTCGCGATGATTTAGCAGCACATAATATTGCTCGTTCTACAGCAGATCAAGGACGTCCTGCTGCTGGTTCTCAGCAATTCAAAAATCTTTTCGATCAGGTAAGAATGAAACCTATTCCACAAGGTGGTTTATTCAAAGATCGCTCAGATTTGTATATGGCTGAAGGCCAATATAACTTAAGCAGTCTTGCTAAATATGCTGAAGTACTGGTTGGTGGGAACTGGAAGCAATATGTATTGAACAGTGAAGGCACGCTTTTCCCTGATACAAAAGGCAATCCTATCAAGATCAATGAGTATGGTGCTTATGTTCAAGTTGGTAAAGAAATTATCCAGGATGTATTAAAATTAACAGCATCTGGTCGCTATGATAAAAATGAAAACTTTGAAGGTCGTTTCACTCCGCGCGTAACAGCAGTAGTAAAACCTGCAAAAGATCATAACATTCGTTTATCTTATCAAACAGCCTATCGTTTCCCAAGTACACAACAACAATGGATTGATTTGGATGCAGGTACTGGACGTTTGATTGGTGCCAATAAATCATTATGGGAAAAATATAACCTGATTAACGATCCGGCTAATGCAGTTACTCCAAATGGTGATTTGGGCGAAAAAGTTCCTTATACTGAAGTGAAACCTGAATCTGTTACAACTTTCGAAGCTGGTTATAAGTCGCTTATCGCTAAGAAATTATTGATTGATGCCTATGGATATTATGGCAAATATCAAGACTTCATTACTCGTAGAGATGTGTTGCAAGTTTCTACTGGAAAAGGTTACTCTATCGTTGTAAATGCTCCTGAAAAAGTAAAGACTTACGGTTGGGGCTTAAGTGCTGAATACTTATTGCCTGCCAATTTTGTAGTAAACGGAAGCTTGTCTTCTGATAAAATTGAAGATGTACCAGCAGGATTTAGAGCTTTCTTTAATACACCAGAATTGCGTTCAGTTCTTGGATTGTCTAATACTGGTTTTGGTAAAGACAAGCGCTTTGGATTCAATATTGCTTGGCGTTGGCAAGAAGGGTTCTTCTATGAAAATGATTTCACACAAGGCGACTTACCAGCCTATAATGTTGTAGATGCAGCCGTTTCATATAAGCTGCCAAAATCTAAATCAATGTTGAAGTTGGGCGGTACTAATATTGGTAATCAATACTACCGTTCTGCAGTTGGTAATCCTAGCATTGGCGGTGTTTACTATGTTAGCTATGCCTTTAATGTTCTTCAATAATTTAAACAACGTATTATATGAAACTTACTATAAATAAATGGGTGAAATCAAGTGCCTTATTCATTGGTGCGGTTAGTTTGCTGGCTTCCTGTAATAAAGAGTTGCCAGATGCAGTACCCAATCCAGTACCTTCTCATGAGGGATCAACGATAATGGAACTTTTAAACGATGCTAGTTTTAGTTTATTAAAAACTGCAGTTACCAAGGCTGCTCCTGCTTCCAACTCTGGTTTGGTGCCGCTTAGTACACTATTAGCAGATAAAACAGGCGAGTTTACTTTTTTTGCGCCGACGAATACAGCTTTTGCAGCATCAGGAATAACTAGTACTCAGATTAATGGTATGAGTCCTGGTATGCTGGATACTTTATTACGATATCAAATCGTAGGTGGTCAAAAATTTTTGTACACTTCTACTTCAACGGCCACTCCATTTCCAAATTTCCAATTTCCATCACAGTTTGTACTGGCACCGCCTTCTGCATCACTACCTCCGGGTTTGAGAATGCCTATTTTCCCTTCTAAAGTAAATGGCATGTGGGTGAACAACATTCCAGTGGTTCAGCCTGATCAAATTGCGGCTAATGGGGTTATTCAAAAACCAGCAGTGGTTGTAGCTCCTCCGTCCCAATATCTGTGGAACCGAATTGATACGGCTGCGGATTTGACTTACTTGAGAGCAGCTATTAAAAAAGCTGATGTGGGAGCAGCAGCTGGAAGTGCGTTGGAAGATATTTTGAAAAATGCTGCTGCTAACCTAACGGTGTTTGCTCCAACTGATGCTGCGTTTAAACAGGTTTTAACTGCTCAAATTACAGTGGCTTTAATGGCTCAAGGAATGGATCAAGCTACTGCTTTAGCTACAGCAACAGCTTTAGCTTCTACTCCTGCAGTATTTACAAATCCACTACTAGCAACTGTATTAACTTCAGAAAATGTAAAAGGGATCGTTGTATATCATATGTTAGGTAACAGAGCGTTTACTGTAAACTTACCAACTACGGCTACCAATAAGCCTACCTTGTTAAATACAGCAATTGCCGCACATCCAGGCATAACATTACAAGCGACTTTTGGTGCAACTGGAGTTACTGCTGCCACTGTAAAAGGTGCTGCTAATGCAACCGCAGCCACTGTTTTAATAAATCCAACACCAACTGGTGGTACTAGTGATCAGAATTATATCAATGGAGTTTTGCATAAAATCAATCAGGTATTGTTACCTCAATAATTTGATTACTCTTTAAGCTTAATAAAAAAGCCCTGAACAAATTGTTCAGGGCTTTTTTATTGGAATTATTATATGGAATATTAACCGAAGATGCCACCTTTCTTAAGTGTTCTTACACCTTCAGCAATTTTGAAACCGTTCTGATAGATTTCAATTTTATAGTTGCCTGTAGCAAAGTTTTCCTGACGTAAAGGAACTTGAATTGTTTTACGAGTACCTTGTTCGTAGTCAACAGATGTTTTGAAAGTGTATGGTCTGTCGCCATCAGTTCTTGTTGTTAATGTACCAGAACCCATGTTTGGATCAGAAATAATTTGACCAGCAGGAGAAGTTACCATTACATACAAATCAGCTGGACCAGAACGAGCAACACGGTTCTCAACATCAAAAGAGATCATCAATTTATCTACACGACGTGCAGTAGATGTTTCTTTCTCTTTACCATTTCTTTTTTCTTGAATAGGTCTTATTTGAATATTTGAGGCACTAAAAGTAGAAGCTACATCAACAGTAGAAGCTAATTCATCTTTTTGTGCTGTTGTTGTCTGCAGGTTTGTTTCTAAAGTTTGCTTTTCTGAAGTCAACTGTGTATTAGCAGATGCCAATTCTTGGTTTTCCCCAGTTAAGCGAGCCACTTCTGCTTCTAGGTTTGCAATCTTGCCATTCAAGGTAGCAATTAAAGATTTTGCTCTTCTAAGATCTGCATCACTTGCATTTTTATTACGCAAAATGCGATTGATCTCATTCTTTAGTTTAGTGATTTCTGAGTTGTTTTCACTTAATTGGCCTTGTAAGTTGTTATTATTTCCTGTGATAGAATCCAAACGTGTCAAGGCATCATTATATAACAATTGTACAGAGTCGCGCGAAGACGTAGCCGTAGTAGCTTGTGCTTGTGTGATCTGTATTTTTTCATCTGTATTATTTTTGTCCCAGAGGAAATAACCCCATGTGCCTAAAAGAGCAGCAGCCAGAACGCCAATTGCTACATTTTTAGTTGTATTATTGGGACGATTACTTACAGGTCGGTTTCCGGTATCATTCGGTTGATTCGCAGAAGGATAATTTGTGTTTGCCATCGTTGATGAGATTTAGTTTTTATTAATGTGTTAGGTTTGAACGGAAAAGTAACTAAGAGTTATGAATTTTTGACACCAGAAACCTAAAACCGTGCCAGAATAGTTTTTAATTGATTTTCAGAGATAATATGAAAGCAGATAAGATTTTAGAAGGGTTACGTAAAAAAAGTTATAAATCGATATATTGGTTAGAGGGAGATGAGGACTTTTTTATAGATCAGGTATTGAATTTTGCCGAATCTAATATTCTCTCTGAAGACGAATCAGCTTTTAATCGTACCATTCTTTATGGTAGAGATACTGATTGGGCTACTGTTATGAATGCTTGTCGCCGGTATCCAATGTTTGCTGAAAGACAAGTGGTTATTGTAAAAGAGGCCCAGGCAATGAGAGATATTGAAAAGCTAGAACCCTATATAGATCATCCGTTGTCTTCTACACTGCTGTTTATTGGTTATAAAGGTAAAAAGGTAGATGGGCGCACAAAATTGGCAAAGACGTTAAAGTCCAAAGCTGAAATGCTCACTACACGTAAATTGTATGATAATGAATTACCTGATTGGGTTCAAGGTCTTACTCGCGAAAAAGGATTTACTCTCACAAATAAGGCTTTATATCTACTGATTGATCATATTGGAAATGATTTAAGCCGCATCAATAATGAAATAGATAAAATAGCTATAAATCTGGGTGAACGTAAGAATATAACAGAAGACGATATTGAAGTATTTGTGGGCATCAGCAAAGAGTATAATGTATTTGAATTGCAGGACGCACTAGCAAAGCGCGATTTAAGCAAGGCTATTCGTATAGCTCAGTATTTTGAAAACAATCCCAAGGCAGGCCCTTTACAATTGATTTTCCCTTCTATTTATACGTTCTTTAGCAAGTTGCAAATGATCCATACCAGTGGCGGAGCCGCTGATAAAGCATTGGCTGGAGCCATTGGGGTACCGGAGTGGAAAATGAAGGATTACTTTCAGGCCGCTCACAAATACAATTTGATGGCCATTGAAAAGAATATTCTTTTACTTCAACAATATAACCTACGTAGTTTGGGAGTAAATGATGCTGGAACAGAAGATGGACAACTTTTAAAAGAAATGCTTGTTAAAATGATCTATGATTAATTGTTAAGAGCCTTTAGTGTATCTATTTTATCTTGGTGTAGCTGGGTTTTTAAAGCATTTAAATCGTTATACTTTATTTGAGGACGTAAAAAGCTTTTAACGATTACTCGTATGGTTTCACCATATAGATTTTCATTAAAATCAAAAATGTTTACCTCTACGCGCTCTATAGTGTCATTCAGGGTAGGTCTTTTGCCTATGCTGAGCATACCTTGTTTTACAATTCCTGCAACCAATACTTCAACAGCATAAACACCTTCACCCAAATGAATTTTATCGGGGTCTGTGTACTCCATGTTGGCAGTAGGATAGCCAAGTTCCCTACCTAACTGATCGCCTTTTACTACTTTACCTTCAAAAAAGAAATCATATCCTAACAGCTTGTTGGCAGAGTGAATGTCGCTTTTTAAAAGTGCTTTTCTAACCTTAGTGGAACTGATGTCAGCTTCATTAAGAAGATGTTTAGGGATTTCAATAAGATTATAGCCCCAA
This genomic interval from Flavisolibacter tropicus contains the following:
- the holA gene encoding DNA polymerase III subunit delta, with the translated sequence MKADKILEGLRKKSYKSIYWLEGDEDFFIDQVLNFAESNILSEDESAFNRTILYGRDTDWATVMNACRRYPMFAERQVVIVKEAQAMRDIEKLEPYIDHPLSSTLLFIGYKGKKVDGRTKLAKTLKSKAEMLTTRKLYDNELPDWVQGLTREKGFTLTNKALYLLIDHIGNDLSRINNEIDKIAINLGERKNITEDDIEVFVGISKEYNVFELQDALAKRDLSKAIRIAQYFENNPKAGPLQLIFPSIYTFFSKLQMIHTSGGAADKALAGAIGVPEWKMKDYFQAAHKYNLMAIEKNILLLQQYNLRSLGVNDAGTEDGQLLKEMLVKMIYD
- a CDS encoding fasciclin domain-containing protein; translation: MKLTINKWVKSSALFIGAVSLLASCNKELPDAVPNPVPSHEGSTIMELLNDASFSLLKTAVTKAAPASNSGLVPLSTLLADKTGEFTFFAPTNTAFAASGITSTQINGMSPGMLDTLLRYQIVGGQKFLYTSTSTATPFPNFQFPSQFVLAPPSASLPPGLRMPIFPSKVNGMWVNNIPVVQPDQIAANGVIQKPAVVVAPPSQYLWNRIDTAADLTYLRAAIKKADVGAAAGSALEDILKNAAANLTVFAPTDAAFKQVLTAQITVALMAQGMDQATALATATALASTPAVFTNPLLATVLTSENVKGIVVYHMLGNRAFTVNLPTTATNKPTLLNTAIAAHPGITLQATFGATGVTAATVKGAANATAATVLINPTPTGGTSDQNYINGVLHKINQVLLPQ
- a CDS encoding bifunctional riboflavin kinase/FAD synthetase, with the protein product MQVHHSIDLLPVFNNAVVTIGTFDGVHLGHQQIIKALLNEVEKVNGESIIITFHPHPRKIVQPDTSLQLINTLDEKIELLEKQGIDHLVVVPFSPAFASLSADDYIKEFLIQKFHPKVIVIGYDHHFGKGRKGNYQLLEKQKEIWGYNLIEIPKHLLNEADISSTKVRKALLKSDIHSANKLLGYDFFFEGKVVKGDQLGRELGYPTANMEYTDPDKIHLGEGVYAVEVLVAGIVKQGMLSIGKRPTLNDTIERVEVNIFDFNENLYGETIRVIVKSFLRPQIKYNDLNALKTQLHQDKIDTLKALNN
- a CDS encoding TonB-dependent receptor → MRKSACFLFSLLATMLMSVTAFSQAVTLSGTVKNKTNAESVPSVSVSLKGSTQGVYTDETGSFKIAVQKLPATLVFSSVGFETQEVTVSDASNSIQVAFVPGSSLGQEVVVAATRTPQRILESPVTIERVSNVAIRNAPASNYYDVVQNLKGVDVVASSLTFKTPTTRGFSGSGNLRFNQIVDGMDNQAPGLNFSVGSVIGLTELDVDNMELLPGASSALFGPGGMNGTLLINSKNPFKYQGLSFQIKTGIMHIDDKERGVSPYHNWSVRWAKKVSDRFAFKIGTELIQAKDWLADDYRNYKRFGTSGNLTTGTRDTDPNYDGVNVYGDETTIDLRTRVLNPIAAQVPFLASYISTLPSSIPVSRTGYTENEVVDPNTINYKLSGAVHYKLTSRVEAVLAGNWGTGNTVYTGSQRYSLKNLKVGQYKLELNSDKWFIRGYTTQENAGESHNLTITTQLFNEAWKPSAQWYQEYAFAYLNAKQAGRDDLAAHNIARSTADQGRPAAGSQQFKNLFDQVRMKPIPQGGLFKDRSDLYMAEGQYNLSSLAKYAEVLVGGNWKQYVLNSEGTLFPDTKGNPIKINEYGAYVQVGKEIIQDVLKLTASGRYDKNENFEGRFTPRVTAVVKPAKDHNIRLSYQTAYRFPSTQQQWIDLDAGTGRLIGANKSLWEKYNLINDPANAVTPNGDLGEKVPYTEVKPESVTTFEAGYKSLIAKKLLIDAYGYYGKYQDFITRRDVLQVSTGKGYSIVVNAPEKVKTYGWGLSAEYLLPANFVVNGSLSSDKIEDVPAGFRAFFNTPELRSVLGLSNTGFGKDKRFGFNIAWRWQEGFFYENDFTQGDLPAYNVVDAAVSYKLPKSKSMLKLGGTNIGNQYYRSAVGNPSIGGVYYVSYAFNVLQ